In the genome of Passer domesticus isolate bPasDom1 chromosome 2, bPasDom1.hap1, whole genome shotgun sequence, the window ccactgccccctgtgctgcctggctgcttgTCCTGCTGTGGTCCAGGTGTGTGGCCTGAGGGACCAAGGCTGCAGAACCAAAGTGGCTTCCCAGGCACTCTGGTGCCTCTGAGGCCACACACCACCACAAGACAGTCCCTCAGGACAGAAGGACTCCAGAAAACAAACTGTTTCCAGTGGAAGTGAAAAGCATAAAGTAAAACAGATGTGTTCTGGCACAGGAAAACCCTGGGCCAGATACTACATTTTTATATCTGCCAGGTTCTACTTTCCAGCCCTGACATCAGTATTTCTGCTGGTTCAGAGGTCCCCTGGGGTGGGAGACgccctggctgcagcaaggCAGGGTCGTTCTCTGTGTAAGGGGTGTGACTGTGACCAGCTTCTGGGGAGCACAGAAGGTGACACAGCTTGGACCAGTGCTGGGAACTAGATCATCTCAGAGCTTTAGGCAGCCATGTTATACAAGATTTTTTGCTACCTATGAACTAGATCAAGCAACAGTTGCTTTGTGCTAGAGATTTAAGTGTTTGCTTAGCTATGGAAAGTCGAGCATGTTTTGAAGTTCAtgctccctttctttttttcttatctttggTAGTGATGTGTGCAAAATCAAACAAGTGTGCAAAATGAGAGCTACAGgtttttgtcaaaaaaaaagaaaccttacCTGCCTTCTTCCTCAAGCAATACTCGTCTTCATAATGTGCAACAGTTCCCCTTGCTGCAGACACTTggtgttttgtttaaaaacccaTGGCACCCTTTCCCAGAACTCAGAGGTGCAGGGAGAGCACAGTTTGCAATGAGTCTGTGAATGCTGCAGAGACTCAGCTCTCTCCAAGTTCTGTttaacaaagggaaaaaatcccagtgGTAAATACTACCAAGCCAGATTCCCAACCCACATCTACACAAtgtgaataaaaaataaaacatagagGACTCAAGCGATGAAAAAATAGTTCATGTTTTTCCTCTACTTGCTCTGTTTAGCTAAAAATGAATGTCACCACCAAGCAAAGGTAGGATGTGACCACTTCTGCTATCCAGGAAGTGATTCCTACCGCTGCTCCTGTGCTGATGGCTACGAGCTTGGGAAGGATAAAAAGCAGTGCATCGCATTAGGTGGGTGTGAGATGGAGGTAAAGGGGGcacctgctcagggctggggtgggcaggCCACCATCCAATAGATGTGATCAGCCTGCCAGCACTATTACTGGGTAGAAAAAGGAATCTAGGGACCACCACCCAAGATGCCAAAGTAATGGTAAAAGAAGGGCTATTTGATCAGAATGTTTAAGTATGAATCAACAGAGAGGACTTGCACCACCCCACACATCACTCACTGGACCAGGCTTTCCACTCCTGTGTTTCACCAAGAGTAATTCTGTTGAACATGTGTTTGCTTGGGAATGAGACTCTATTGATTCCCATCAGGTGACCAATAGTCTAATTAATGAAGGGAAACATTTGCTGCCATGTTGAAACAGTAGCCCTTTTTAGTTCTTCAGCCTCATGTTAGGTATCTCATTCAATTTCATCCCCTTACAAAGTAGGTCTACTAAAACCAGAGAAGTATATTTAGACTTGGTGGGGGAGCCAAATCTGAGTTCAGCTGTAGAGGCACACTTTTGGTGGTGACAGACTGATGTCCACACTCAGGGCACACTTCAGGTGGCCTTTACATCAAACTGGCCTAGCTCAGTCCTGTGGACTAAGCACCAGTCAGCTGTGAGAGCATGTCATGTGCACCTGGAAGGTGTCCTGTGGTTTAGCTTCACCTGAACAGAATCCAATGTGTGTggcccaaacccaaaccaagagGGTGTGACAAATGCAGATAACTGGGTGATCCAATGGAAAAGCATGTGCGTTGTTTGAACCAGATGAGAAAGGCACGCGTGTCCCTAGAGTGACAGCTGTAACAAGGAACACCCAGGAGTTATGCTGTTCAGGCTGGGCCACAGCTCTCAGGTATTTGACACAATTTGAATACAGGATACAAAGACAAAAAAGCAAGATGGGCTAATGGTTGGCTGGAGAGAAAGCCTCATTTCATTAGTGAAATGAAGCACAGGGAAACCTGGTCCCTACAAGCCTTACACGGTGACCATGTTCAGCCCATTGCTAAACTATTATCACTACAATTGCCAAATTATTCCAATTTTCACCAGCTGAGACACTGTCattctcctttccctttgcaCAAAAGCAGAACCCCAAAGTCTAGATGGACCAGTAGGTATTAGCTGTCTTGAAATATTACAGCATGAAGTtttgacttttctttttaaattcatttgTTAGATGCATGTGCATGTGGCAGACTTCAAGACAGTGATAACCTTATAAGTGAAACCAGGAAGAAAAGTGATGAGCGATTTCCTTGGCAGGTATTCCTAGCAATTCATGAAACCTATCACTTATGCTCACATGGATAGTGCTATCTACTGTCTTTGTGCATTTTCGTAGGTACTGCTGCTAAACCCCGAAGGGAAAGGCTTCTGTGGAGGAGTGTTGCTAAAAAGTAACTTCATGTTGACCACAGCAGAGTGTGCCCTTCTGTACAGCCATTTCCAAGTCAGGGTTGGTGCTGGTAGGTGATCCAAcacattttttcttcctgcagcacaTTTCAGTATTGACAAGCTAAATTTTAAAACAGCTTACTAAGCTTCTTGCTGCATATAAATATTGTTAAAGGAAACAAATATGATGTTATTTCACTTAAGCACCTCAGTCAAGTATCTGAGCTAGAACTACAGCTACCCCACATTTCCCTTTACAAGGCAAGCAGAAAGTGCCTCCTGGGCACAGTTCAGAACCCAGCACCCAGAGATCAGCTAAACATGGTGGATTTAGTGGTGaattttcctgctgaaattcacattaGTGCTGGATATTCATCCTTACTGCTGAAATCATTCATGCTCCTACCAGCAttaaacagctgccagtgcGTTATTCCTCGTTTCCCTTTACTGCAGCAGGAGTTTTGAGGAATAGCACCTTTGGCTCCTTCCCTGCACATGTTTCTCAGCACGACCAGGCAGCTTGCATGCAGCTTTCAGGTCTCTGATAAACTATTCCTAAGAGCAGCCAAATGTCATTGCTCCACAGGGCCTAATGCAACAAGTGGAACTGGGAAGATAATGCAAATTAGTGAGAAGCACATCCACATCCGGTACGACGAAGACACTGGTGAGAACAACATTGCATTACTACAACTCCAAGAGCATGTTGAGTGTGACAGCTCCCACCTTCCCGTGTGCACCCCTGAGAGAGACTTTGCAGAACATGTTTTAATTCCAAAACTGGCTGGTACAGTCAGCGGCTGGAGAATGGAGGGTGATGAACTTCAAGGCGAAGAGCTGCAGGTTTCATACCTGCCTGCTGAGGACTGCAAGCAAATACTCAACATCAGCCTCACAAACAGGCAGTTCTGTGGGCACCTCCAGGAGGCCACAGACAAACACCTGGCTGGAGGGAGCTTTTTGGTTACTGACTACAAGGGCACGTGGTTTCTGACTGGTATCCTGGGATCCTGGCCGCTGGAAGACACTGACTGGGAAACACTGCTTTTCACCAACACTGCAAGGTATATGGTATGggttaaacaaaaaataaagtaagACACAAACACAACCACCTCTCAAGCACCAAGCCCCTACCAATCGTTGCAAGGAAACATGGATGCAGCCAGTACCCCCATTTGACTCTGCTACTATGTGCAGTAATGGAATTTGCAACAATGGCATGTATTTAACTCCAGTTTTTACAGAAAAGCCTGTTTGTCTTTCCTTCTGCTGACACACAGCACTGTGAATCATAATACAGTAAACCTAGTTATTGAACTAAAAATTGATTTAATTTTAAGTTTCTTAGAACTGTTCATCCATGGTGaatatttttctgtgatttcacaTGTTGCTAGTAGCCTGAGGTTTGATTCAGCAAATTCATGTTCTTCTTTCAGGATCCATACAagtaaaactttaaaaaatgctttcccTCATACATGGAATCTATGTTTTCCTTTATGAATGATGCCCATGTCAGTTAGAAACCCAGCTGTCAAAGACaacaaaaaatacatgttttatttgttttaaaaataattttaaaaccccaaaactaaagtttttaaatttaaatttaaaattttgtctCATCAGTCTGGACAAAGTTATATTGTAccacccccaaacaaacaaaccaacccccaGGGTAGTAACACTTAAAATACTGGATTCAGTAGTAGTGTTTTCCccagaagcaaaataaaacagagtACGGATAATTTAGCTACATGAATTTTTGTTCATCataacaaaaattaaacaaaatattaccagaattaaaaaaaaacccaaagccatctGTGGGCACCTACCACATATACTCAAACCCGTAAGTATTACTGACACAATAAAGCTTTTGGTGTCAAACACTTCTCTATTTTTTAGAGACAGTTTGAAGAGAGTATTTAATACCAGGAAAATTATtgagagttaaaaaaaaatggaaaccatGTAAGAAAACATTACTTCCACTCTGAAGAATGGATTAACACAAGCAACAAAGGCTGATACTTCCCTCTGAAGGATAAACACAGATAGTAACATGAAGTACTTTATAAAAGCTTTTAAGTAGTTGGGAAGGAATTTGGAAtgctttgctttatttctttatgagATACTTTGAATGATCTAGAAAGCCTGTGAAAACTACCATTTAAAAGTCAACATTTCATTTCAATGCACTTTGTAACACTGGCAGCTTTGGCCATTCTGGGAAAGGAGCCACAAACAGTTCCTGGTATTTcagtcctggacacgaaccagaCCATTTACAGTGTTCTTGGATCACTGGGAGCAGTCCCACTGGGCAAGCTGAGTATCTGAAGAGTACTTTCATGGCTAAGATGCAATACTCAACAACACACTGTTGACAGTGGAGGAAATGGGTTCTGCTTGCTGACCACAAGCTTCTGATGCTGATGGGATATGTAGCCTTTAATGTGACCCTggcagaaggaggaaaaggcagagtTAGTACTTAGAGCTGATAACACAAGCCCTACAACCCAAGCAAACACCTACAAGCTAACCATAGCAAAGCTGTTTATGCTCACTCACCACTGCACCACTGTACTTCAATGTCCATGAGGGTCCAGTTTAGGTAAGTGGGTCACTTACTTGGAGAGCAAGCACAAAGCTGGAGCCACCACCCTGTTTGTGTACTAAGGGTGCTGTCAGACTGAGAGCCTCTTGTCAGGGCCCCCCATGGGTCTGCTTACACTGCCTCAAAGAGACAGAGCTCTACAGAAGTGTTTCTAAGTTCACTCTTGCTCACTTTAAAATGAGGATTTTAATCAATTAGTATTCCATACCTAATAAAATAAATGACATTGTACTTCCTTTTCAGACATAGTGTTGTAACAGGGAAAGAAATCTCCCAGTGACCTAGACCACATCAAATAATGTTTCAGAAACAGAGTAGTGGTTAATCTTCTTGCTGACACTATAGTGATGCTTCACAACCTCTGATGTAATACAAATATTTAGATTTCAAGCTTTTATCCATTCATAATGAGATTCATTTAGAGTAAAAGACAAAATGTGGAACAGAACCAAAGAAATCTAGctctatttttttctaatttgagAAGACCAAGAGTCTCCTACTTCAAATGCAGAACAAATCTTTTTGGTGCCACCTCAAAGTTcctatttttaaatcaaaagtTTCTGCATATATAGAAATGTCAGTATTGAATTTGTAACGTGAAATTCAACTTCAATTTTAACTGATTCctgtaaaaaaaaagcaggaccTAGAGGAAGTCCTCAGggcaaatgaaaacatttcactTTGAGCAGAAGTctctcaaaaaaaccctaagAAAACCTGGGAGATTACTGATGAGTTTTTTGTCATAAACTGTTATTGTCTATCTAGTATTTTTCACTGTCAGAAGCGTGGAAGCACAAGACAACAAGTGGTCAGCACTTACCAAATATATGAGGTTAGCTAAAATACACTGGACTTCATCAATATCAACATCATCTACTTGCATGAACTTCAGGGCAATCAGAAAAGCATCTAGAGATAGCTGATGAGTTTTGAGTAGTAAATATCTGAaagaaacaacagcaaaaacGTGTTATTGTGAAATAATCACTTTAGAATTCTGTTTCTTAGAAAAATTGCCTTTCTACAATAAATTCACTTCAACAGAAAGTCAGCTCTCTCAGAGAAAACTAAGGAGCATAAACAATTCTACCCCACTCCCAGGTGAAACCATATTAAATCTGCTTTTGCAAAAATGTAGTTTTTGTTATACTTACACTTTCTTGAAGAGATTCCTATATGTGATGATTTTCAGCTTCTCAAGGATAAGAAAGATTCCACATCGAATAAAGAAGGTCTCATGCTTTGTCAGAGCATCATTCAGAAGGAGAAGATTTCCTTCACTGCAAGgataaagaaatgaaaaagtaaGAAGGCCTCACACCAGTAAGAAAAGAAAGTATGACTTGATAGGAATATACTTCCCCTGCCTTCCTCAATCACCCCAAAGAAACACTTTTAACTTAATACTTTTTGAacacaaagcagaaaagcaaGCATCATACCTCACAGACTTTGTTACTTCAGCAAACTGCATAAGGTCATACTTTTTTAAGAGCTGAACTGTTGGCATATGGCCCTGAAAAATAAATGGTGTCCAAGTTTTCCAGGGTAAagttaaatgcattttaaatagAATCTAGTAAGctataaaaaaaattgttaagagaaaaagaagaatgtttaaccattatttttttttgctacagaATAAGAAGTGAATAAAAGTATTTGCAAGACAACCCCCTCGTCCCTCTCAAACACCTTGTAGCACAACTCACAATAACTACTGATTTATCATGATTTAGGGACAAGTAATACTTATTGTTAGGGAACATCTATCAAACTTGTAGAATCAAGATCTTGTGACATGAGGCCTTGGCAGATTCAAATTTTATGTCATAGCTGTATCATCTAATCTACAAACAGAATAACTGCAGGACTCCCAAACATTTCCAAAGGAGTATGAGCAGTGCTTCAGCCTTGTCAAGTTGTCAAGTGTTATCTCAGTCTCAGTCtgtaacagatttttttcttctctatgtCTCCAAGcggaaataaaaatgttctctCAAAAACAAACACCACCACCATGCCCCCTCCCCCCCGGGAGAGAAAGGTTAACTTTaaggaaacaaaattaattcttaTTGTTACATCAGGTAAGACTGAACCATCtacagaataaaaaagaaactttGCCTTTTATCCCCCGTGCAGCAAAGATCAGAATGCACATTGACTTGGTCAGACTTTAAATTTAGTTACATCATGCTATGCTGTTGCTAACTCCTTTCCTGGATGAAGGATTAGCTGAGAGCAGAACTGGGCTGCAGGTTTACTGAGAGCTGTTaggaacaaaaaaaccaacacacaaGCTATTTTAGTAGTTAGAAGTTAGTGTTAATATTTGGGCtctgatttaaaaaaagcaaCTGTAAATGCAATGACCTTTGTCTAGCTTCTTTAATGTCTCTTGTACACTAAAACTGCTTCAGAAAAGCCACAGTAATTCTAGGCACTAACAGACCAACCAGCTTAAGGCACCCAGTCAGGACTGGGACAAAGCTTTTAGGAAGACTGTTAataagttttcctttttcaacCCTACCACTCACTGATCTGAAAACAGCTGCTAAGAAAGTCAACAATtaaaacaaggaaaacagaagCCAATTATCATACCCACTATATTTCCCCTTCACCCACTTGACACAGCAAGGAATTGAAAAGAagcactgaaaggaaaaagcaggGAGGTCATAAACAGGTCAGGGGGAAGGTGGAAAATGGCAACTCAATAGAGGCAGGTGATAACATTCTACATGGGTAACTTGAGGAACAGGGCCAGAACAGGAAACTCTAAAATCTAGTTCCTGTCCCCTAAGTCACAATTAATTAATACTCAGCATAATCCACTAATTCAGGGATATACAAATGTTAGCACAGCACATGGGAAAGAACAAGAAACACATGTGCTTAATTCTTTTAATAGAAATATGAAATTATCAAATAGTAACAAGTTTTCACTGATTTTTCAGACCCAAAATGCTCTGCTTCATGACCCTTCTGACATGCTTTGAATGTGAAAATGTACAAGGTACAAATAAAAAAGCCAAAGGCAGGCTGTAGCTGTGGCAAACCCCTCTCAACAGTCCTCAGCCATCTGCTTGCACACCCTTCTTTCTTCCACCAGGTGAAAGAGGCAGACAAAATTCTGCTTCTAGTGAATCCACACCCTCCCTGGCTTTTGTGTGCAGTTGATCAGCAGAGAGGCACTCTGCTACAAGACAGAAGTCACACTGTTGAGTGCTTCTCCAAAGAATTCAAATACACCTTCATTAAAGTAGTAAGATCAGGAGGGGTGGGAGAAAGGAGGGCCGGGTTGGTTTAGTTTGgagatgggttttttttgtttggctgtGTTATTTCCCCTCCTATCTCCTTTCCCATGTGGCTATAAATGACAACTCAACACTTTTTGCCCTCACATAACAAGGTGTGCATACACTGGCTTTTACGGGGTAAAATAGCCTCTGAATTCCACTAAGGGAAAACCAAGAAAATACTGAGCATCAGTTTTACAGTCTGCATGTGTACCCCCTTCCCCTTATTAAGGAAAGTAGTATCTACTCACCAACAACATTTTTACTGGCAGCAGGTAGATCAAAAtcattcttttgtttttctggcttGATCGGTGACAGTGCTCAAAGGCAAATGACAGATACTCTTCAGCTGCAAGAACAAGGGACATGAATCAACCACAAAAACAGATTAAAGCTGTAACCCAAATTCTGTGCTCAATGTCCATCTCCCTTGAACATATAACatttgaaattgtatttaaaaaatcatgCCATTCAAAATACATAAAGAAAAATTGGAGATTCACACAAAATACA includes:
- the PROZ gene encoding vitamin K-dependent protein Z — protein: MARCSWIIFFLLSALFLQTEQAVFISAHDANSVIKRQRRASSILLEEVLQGSLERECLEERCTHEEAREVFEDDEMLKMFWDIYYGGRRCSSSPCQHNGVCEDSIRGYTCTCAEGYEGEDCAFAKNECHHQAKVGCDHFCYPGSDSYRCSCADGYELGKDKKQCIALDACACGRLQDSDNLISETRKKSDERFPWQVLLLNPEGKGFCGGVLLKSNFMLTTAECALLYSHFQVRVGAGPNATSGTGKIMQISEKHIHIRYDEDTGENNIALLQLQEHVECDSSHLPVCTPERDFAEHVLIPKLAGTVSGWRMEGDELQGEELQVSYLPAEDCKQILNISLTNRQFCGHLQEATDKHLAGGSFLVTDYKGTWFLTGILGSWPLEDTDWETLLFTNTARYMVWVKQKIK
- the PCID2 gene encoding PCI domain-containing protein 2 isoform X2; this translates as MFAAHLRCTYAVANHDFVEAYKCQTVIVQSFLRAFQAHKEENWALPIMYSVALDLRIFANNADQQLVKKGKSKVGDMLEKAAELLMGCFRVCASDTRAGIEDSKKWGMLFLVNQLFKIYFKINKLHLCKPLIRAIDSSNLKEEYSMAQRVTYKYYVGRKAMFDSDFKQAEEYLSFAFEHCHRSSQKNKRMILIYLLPVKMLLGHMPTVQLLKKYDLMQFAEVTKSVSEGNLLLLNDALTKHETFFIRCGIFLILEKLKIITYRNLFKKVYLLLKTHQLSLDAFLIALKFMQVDDVDIDEVQCILANLIYLGHIKGYISHQHQKLVVSKQNPFPPLSTVCC